The genomic interval CAAAATTGCTCGTGACAGCCCGGCCGGTTTCGTTTGTATTCTTTAAGAGATTTTCAAAATCTTCAACGGTTTTGCATAAAATAAGCGCCGTTTTCATCAAGACGCCTTCATCGTCGTAAAGCGTCTCTTCGCCGGGAATGGCCATATCGCGCGATTCGGCATTCATAATCGCGAATCCGTGATTGTTTACGCCCGCCCAAACCTGCATCGTATCATCGGCGTTGATGATCCCGATAAACTGCGTTCCGTCATGCGAGAAAAAAGCCGCTTCGTTGTCTTTAAAACTCGAGTCGCGATTTTTCCACAGAATCGGGCGCGCGCTGTTTGTCACTGCGCCGGAAAATACACCGGTTGTGCATTCCTCCGACAAGATAACTCCAACAAAAAATGTCAGGAAAAGACAGGCTATTATGAAAAATCTGCAAAAATTCCGAATCATATTGAATCCTTTTAAATAAACCGCGCGATGCGCAAGTTATTTTCGCTCAGCGAGATAATCCGAAGCCGCAAGCGCGCCATTGGCTCCATCACCGATTGCATTCGCAATTTGTCGGTATTTTTTCGATCTCACGTCGCCGATTGCGAAAATTCCTTTGACGGACGTTTCCATATGTTCGCCGGTAATGATATAGCCGTCTCGGTCTAATTTCAATAAATCTTTTACGAACGACGTATTCGGTAGCCAGCCGATAAAAACAAAGACACCGTCAACAGCAAACCGGCTTTTTTCACCGGTTTTAACGTTCCGAATTTCTACGCCTTCGACGTGATCGCTACCGAGAATTTCTGTTACCACCGAATCCCATTTAAACGCGATTTTTTCATTGTCAAAAGCGCGTTGCTGAAGGATCGGTTGGGCGCGCAATTGGTCGCGCCGGTGAATGATTGTTACTTTTTTAGCAAACTTGGTGAGGTAAATTCCCTCTTGAACCGCCGCGTCGCCGCCACCGACAACCACGATATCGGCGTTTTTATAAAACGGTCCATCGCAAACCGCGCAATAGGAAACGCCCTTTCCAAACAACGCTTTTTCAGATTCCAAGCCGATCAGGCGTGGTAAACCTCCCGTCGATATTATCACGGCGCGTGAAACGTATTCATTATTCTCCGTGACCAACCGAAAAGTTTTCCCCTCTGGAATGATCGCGCGGACATCTTCGAATTCTCCAAATTTGACGTTGAATTTTTCTGCCTGCGCCCGCATTTTGTCCATCAATTCCATACCAAGAATTCCATCCAGAAAACCCGGATAATTTTCAAGAATATCGACTTTCGTCGGTTGACCACCGGTCAATTCCTTCTCCAATAAAATCGTCTTGAGCGTTTCGCGTGCCGTATAAATTCCAGCCGTTA from Candidatus Marinimicrobia bacterium CG08_land_8_20_14_0_20_45_22 carries:
- a CDS encoding peptidase C45, translating into MIRNFCRFFIIACLFLTFFVGVILSEECTTGVFSGAVTNSARPILWKNRDSSFKDNEAAFFSHDGTQFIGIINADDTMQVWAGVNNHGFAIMNAESRDMAIPGEETLYDDEGVLMKTALILCKTVEDFENLLKNTNETGRAVTSNFGVIDALGNAAYFETGNHEYFRFDAIDSDEKLLIRANFAYKARSEEGYGKLRHDRAFKLAQNLIGEKKISVEELISCVTRDFGLSKPDQRKARDDDFVKTVDTISRHRTVAAAVFDGVNSGEDP
- the trxB gene encoding thioredoxin-disulfide reductase; its protein translation is MNDEIFDVVIIGGGPAGLTAGIYTARETLKTILLEKELTGGQPTKVDILENYPGFLDGILGMELMDKMRAQAEKFNVKFGEFEDVRAIIPEGKTFRLVTENNEYVSRAVIISTGGLPRLIGLESEKALFGKGVSYCAVCDGPFYKNADIVVVGGGDAAVQEGIYLTKFAKKVTIIHRRDQLRAQPILQQRAFDNEKIAFKWDSVVTEILGSDHVEGVEIRNVKTGEKSRFAVDGVFVFIGWLPNTSFVKDLLKLDRDGYIITGEHMETSVKGIFAIGDVRSKKYRQIANAIGDGANGALAASDYLAERK